One window of Plasmodium falciparum 3D7 genome assembly, chromosome: 7 genomic DNA carries:
- a CDS encoding type 2A phosphatase-associated protein 42, putative: MNVNEILSIYDSLYSIFDKYILNNNKDGISNYNSIFVKKEFVEFLTYDANIKIVSNKKVIKNKDEIIDELLYAFKTMGSYINKSDLFSKNEEIEDINTKYIKLLLIPFILGNLCYETLNINIRYERLKDAILYYNEFLRLINMFKIIVIDDYLYEEEGTQTNLMYRRNIKIKRAKDEHKFELMYNDIFQKFNHQYNKRKIKDVQQNISNNTYDIYDDIDDEEIRKMYISLIQHKCMQTLNTIDLIHTELPLLKMRNDKQQEQRNKNEENEENKENNNKKYSNSNNNNNKNNNYYNHSSNEIKNESIKKPWFFTIKKNMKPSDITELRNYYKDLVFKPFHNLPTISLEECAQMEMQYALKGTNNNDINNTQGYGNQNEEKELLRNEKNDDYYKEDLKKEHEKDLHDREWDDWKDLHPKGIGNKNKNIS; encoded by the coding sequence atgaATGTTAACGAAATACTATCTATATATGATAGTTTATATTCCatttttgataaatatattctaaataataataaagatggaATTTCTAACTACAATTCTATATTTGTCAAGAAAGAATTTGTTGAATTTTTAACATATGATgctaatataaaaattgtatcCAATAAAAAGGTTATAAAGAATAAAGATGAAATAATTGATGAACTTCTTTATGCCTTTAAAACTATGGGAtcttatattaataagagtgatttattttcaaaaaatgaagaaatagaagatataaatacaaaatatattaaactaTTACTTATCCCATTTATTTTAGGGAACTTATGTTATGaaacattaaatataaatattcgaTATGAAAGACTAAAAGAtgctatattatattataatgaatttcttagattaataaatatgtttaaaattattgtaatcgatgattatttatatgaagaaGAAGGGACACAAACAAATCTAATGTAcagaagaaatataaaaattaagagAGCAAAAGATGAACATAAATTTGAACTAAtgtataatgatatattccAAAAATTTAATCATCAATACAATAAacgaaaaataaaagatgtacaacaaaatatatctaataacacatatgatatatatgatgatatagacgatgaagaaataagaaaaatgtatATCTCCCTAATTCAACATAAATGTATGCAAACATTAAATACAATTGATTTAATCCATACCGAATTACCCCTTTTAAAAATGAGAAATGATAAACAGCAAGaacaaagaaataaaaatgaagaaaatgaagaaaataaagaaaacaataataaaaaatatagtaatagtaataataataataataaaaataataattattataaccaTTCttcaaatgaaataaaaaatgaatcaaTTAAAAAACCATGGTTCTttactattaaaaaaaatatgaaaccATCGGATATAACCGAACtaagaaattattataaagattTAGTTTTTAAACCTTTTCATAATTTACCAACCATTTCTTTAGAAGAATGTGCTCAAATGGAAATGCAGTATGCCTTAAAAGGTACCAATAATAAcgatattaataatacacaAGGGTATGGAAACCAAAACGAAGAAAAGGAACTATtaagaaatgaaaagaatgatGATTACTACAAGGAAGacttaaaaaaagaacacGAAAAGGACTTACATGATAGAGAATGGGACGATTGGAAAGACTTACACCCGAAGGGTATAggaaacaaaaacaaaaatataagttAA
- a CDS encoding ubiquinone biosynthesis O-methyltransferase, putative, with protein sequence MKRSFRSIKTLRVNYFMKNKRIYHSSSNNTYDEKEKRFFNEQDNEWWYDDDFDNENNTQENKTCIKTRWKNIFDEIIGKNIYSLHDYNKKRFDFIFKNYEFLYYKNIKDHMNKKEINILDIGCGGGILCEYIKKNIFYFLLKNVDNVDLIKDIQINIDGIDVSEKLINVAIKRQQINRDTYKHLHINLNYMNCDLNEYVNIHNNNKLKKKYDIIISSEVIEHVPNNKKNIFVSYINKLCTKNTLVVFTTINKNYLAYLYTIMLGEKIFRMMKKGTHDYDKFIDNKQLDKLCRDYNLYNIKTEHVLYLPFFRNYFQTYKLNLLYLSSFIYSGNNL encoded by the exons ATGAAGAGATCATTTAGATCAATAAAAACATTACGTGtgaattattttatgaagaataaaagaatatatcatagcagtagtaataatacatatgatgAGAAGGAGAAAAGATTTTTTAATGAACAAGATAATGAATGGTGGTATGATGATGATTttgataatgaaaataatacacAAGAAAATAAGACATGTATAAAAACAAgatggaaaaatatatttgatgaGATTAttggtaaaaatatatatagtttacacgattataataagaaacggtttgattttatttttaaaaattatgaatttctatattacaaaaatataaaagatcacatgaataaaaaagagataaatattttagaTATAGGGTGTGGTGGAGGTATTTtatgtgaatatataaaaaaaaatattttttattttttattaaaaaatgttgaTAATGTTGATTTAATAAAggatatacaaataaatattgatGGTATTGACGTATCAGAAAAACTAATAAATGTAGCTATCAAAAGACAACAAATAAATAGAGatacatataaacatttacATATCAACCTTAATTATATGAACTGTGATTTAAatgaatatgtaaatattcataacaataataaattaaaaaaaaaatatgatataattatatcTTCTGAGGTTATTGAGCATGTCccaaataacaaaaaaaatatattcgtaagttatataaataaattatgtacGAAAAACACCTTGGTTGTTTTTAcaacaataaataaaaattaccttgcttatttatatacaataatgttgggagaaaaaatattccgaatgatgaagaag GGGACACATGACTACGACAAATTTATCGATAATAAACAGCTTGATAAACTCTGCAGggattataatttatataatataaaaacggAACATGTATTATACCTTCCTTTTTTTAGAAATTATTTCCagacatataaattaaatcttttatatctttcatcttttatttattctggAAATAATctctaa
- a CDS encoding mitochondrial import inner membrane translocase subunit TIM14, putative: MWPVVMLLFGGGVLFVKKGLNYVKNQGIQLNGKRSFFPSGFNKNLNNLFLKNDLKGFERNMSKSEAFKILNINPTTNKEKIREVHKQLMLKNHPDNGGSTYIAAKVNEAKDILLK, translated from the exons ATGTGGCCTGTTGTTATGTTACTTTTTGGAGGTGGTGTTTTATTTGTGAAGAAAGGATTAAATTATGTAAAGAACCAAGGAATTCAATTAAATGGTAAAAGAAGCTTTTTTCCTTCaggttttaataaaaatttgaataatttatttttgaagAATGATTTAAAAGGATTTGAAAGAAATATGTCCAAATCAGAAGCTTTCAAAATATTGAATATAAACCCAACaacaaataaagaaaaaattagagAAGTTCATAAGCAGTTAATGTTAAAAAATCACCCAGATAATGGAG GTTCGACTTACATAGCTGCAAAGGTTAATGAAGCTAAAGACATATTATTGAAGTGA
- a CDS encoding protein kinase, putative translates to MYVYNKQNMYLHTNNKINNFDNTYNKYFKNNLFKENQINDLNKFKSNQANDLYENVININKINSNLINYKMGQKNVKIQQNGMYDIKNDIYNNRYNNMTYHNTNIKPANYNLNNIKILEEEEEYEKEKEKGKANYYISTNHPYHNKNLNNNIPPVFKYDDIINNNNNNNNNDIIINNNNPFKGEYKHNPNHIHFFNKNNNSNAPFTYNTNNNDNIYSNNNKFNLFHNSKNSYPWSEKYNIKNNNENADSNKKYFNNINHFAYRNNSNITNNHINHDDMNNPTINTNEFNNMYRNHNFTKTQDMKNKQDYLGNNTHHFNSTNNNSYNKNIDLLNMKKDKNNDIDDIIKKYTSEKDNTDKNNNNNNNNNNNKFNYLYANNDILNDILRNSNNNNNNNYNNNINKLNNNNNNCYNKTKLLTYNTSSLRNKQKDDEEKKREKKLNLLKNIIVNNPNKKCNISFNDDFYDSLAQDNFYVNTSSIVDYNIGTIPNDDVFNKKNYKNNHIKDHMNDHDKNMHKTKEHNNIYDKNIYEDNEKNGYDKNKMYNFLYDDLNTIDKMNETPYIMNKHKFYNENVPNEEDNNMTIEKNYDYFSYDKTYKKMNNFNDIDFVKNKEKNGNLLNNNINMYDNVKIGLNQGVDIFRTPMRNYNVNNNYEEDFYPYKNNSNISVNKNEKQVFQYNSFENSNNNNNNNNNNNNNNDCKNEAHKYDKHIYDKYNFNNLGYKTNDKGHDHYDENLSKMSPFHKFNDNNNNNNNNNNNNNNNYNNNNNNYNNNNNNYNNNNNYNYNNNYINENNLKHFEQNKIGANNGRNSFLKNSNFLFDDMDKYKNDQYDKINKNYHSVVERKSYLYKNNIPINNTLKKNDQNELLYLDNPNEINIFRNTDKGNDHFTQDTFLKKHTNIIEMNKILNKYNNDDKLNTLDNYDNNIFYMNKIKNTNNNNNNNNNDNNDNIYNNNYNNNYNNNFYMRSEKSPHCNNQDDIYNYRDIFNKNKWDFLKNDDMLLNNNMTSLNNMEKNKCVNNTINKYTPYINNNNNDNNNNNNNNNNMNSNIFNIHNDKNNMVPYSDDKDKDKINKIFKNNYDENIDDIKLSNICFNNKKENDIYNVIKNYNSPMHISTNMNNAHNTVLKKKNFFNLENNNVPPIDHITYNHNNLYNNIHNNVHNNKSETLNLFGRTNNKSDILNNNTNNSYIYNNNILYKGKNNDDMEYKETDDIYIKDNNISQKYYPNKINIFHKDDEYEKLQDNVTKLKKDYSNINVHDDEYLKNMNTKYNLHKQNIFNNNEMDLLEKKNTNIYFPNCNIFNNFNKQENDIKNKNLYSYHDINNKNKERFEYIKYGHNHIHQHANNKNFPLTHFNDDDQNKNYNIFLNTPTKGNINDIGYNKHISNNNYNHFKNVHKKGDTQNNHNNHNNNNNSNNFFTNNHQGNNKALPPLPFKTNNKYNGSQNNSHLTKLKFFEHNDKTHKNDSIQETNQMINGGGNNIYSNTNISNINMLNNMNENNHSLYINEIVNIKKDEHNNTNLLVMNHHNNNNNNNNNNNMVMMMSCNDTSNPQKMKLNNFPFSHNIRNKNILYNEDKDQELFLVENKKKRDAENYMFNETYNALKNTNNDNIFHNNKRKKDCIESTLTNLYTNNCDVPPGKDGTKLIKRNINDGNYMNDDFYKDNIFNKKGNMNNVNNVNNVNNMNNVNNVNNMNNMNNMNNINNTHNIHNIHNMNLPKDKEISLSNNISMLLDRISDNSDIKKNPFDNGQDNYNDHYNNNTAYENSCNYVNTINYNDNLNMDTNSFVISDNYICQFGLSSLYKCKLKNENNSFLINVIDSFYLNHINGNDIVANNILFHKRLRHINILSYKGKTADKSKLYLLFQNIHGSILKTYSTPLEETVIACYAYQIIDLLEYMHTNFIIFQGLLSNIILLQKNTKEELVQILNQQNKNVNKYFHIYKHGIIKVFNFDFANMDANEKDYELDFLCLAVLIYEMCTKYNSYYSNKFEDIVQKIHNTNFFFPHFVSYELKNFCYELCSKKRHCFSELKNHPWFQKNLNF, encoded by the exons atgtatgttTATAACAAACAAAATATGTATCTACATacgaataataaaataaataatttcgataatacatataataaatattttaaaaataacttGTTCAAAGAAAACCAGATAAACGACTTGAATAAATTTAAGAGTAACCAAGCCAACGATTTATATGAAAAcgttattaatataaataaaataaatagtaatttaataaattataaaatgggCCAGAAAAATGTAAAGATTCAACAAAATGGGATGTATGATATAAAGAacgatatatataataatagatataataatatgacatATCATAATACTAATATAAAACCAGCAAACTataatttgaataatattaaaatattagaagaagaagaagaatatgaaaaggaaaaggaaaaggGAAAggcaaattattatataagcaCAAATCATCCATATCATaacaaaaatttaaataataatattccacctgtttttaaatatgatgatataataaataataataataataataataataatgatattattattaataataataatccttTCAAGGGAGAATATAAACACAATCCTAatcatatacatttttttaataaaaacaataatagtAATGCGCCATTTAcgtataatacaaataataatgataatatatatagtaataataacaaatttaATCTTTTCCATAATTCGAAAAATTCTTACCCATGGTCAGaaaagtataatataaaaaataataatgaaaatgcagattcaaataaaaaatattttaataacataaatcATTTTGCTTATAgaaataattcaaatataaCCAATAATCACATTAACCATGATGATATGAATAATCCAACTATTAATACAAATGagtttaataatatgtatcgTAATCATAATTTTACAAAGACACaagatatgaaaaataaacaGGATTACTTAGGAAATAATACTCATCATTTTAACAGCACAAATAACAattcttataataaaaacattgatttattaaatatgaagaaggacaaaaataatgatattgatgacattatcaaaaaatatacttCTGAAAAGGATAACAcggataaaaataataataataataataataataataataataaatttaattatttatatgcgaataatgatattttgaatgatattttaagaaatagtaacaataataataataataattataataataatataaataaattgaataataataataataattgttataataaaacGAAATTATTAACATACAACACATCGTCCTTAcgaaataaacaaaaagatgatgaagaaaagaaaagggAAAAGAAGttgaatttattaaaaaacatCATAGTTAATAAcccaaataaaaaatgtaatataagtTTTAATGATGATTTTTATGATAGCCTAGCTCAAGAcaatttttatgtaaatacAAGTTCAATAGTTGATTATAATATTGGTACCATACCAAATGATGATGTGTTTAATAagaagaattataaaaataatcatattaaaGATCACATGAATGatcatgataaaaatatgcacaaaacaaaagaacacaataatatatatgataaaaatatttatgaagataatgaaaaaaatggatatgataaaaataaaatgtataattttttatatgacgACCTTAATACAATAGATAAAATGAATGAAACAccatatattatgaataaacataaattttataatgaaaatgtacctaatgaagaagataataatatgaccATTGAgaaaaattatgattatttttcatatgataaaacatataaaaaaatgaacaactTTAATGATATcgattttgtaaaaaataaagaaaaaaacggtaatttattaaataataatataaatatgtatgataATGTCAAAATAGGATTAAATCAAGGGGTAGACATTTTTCGTACGCCCATGAGAAAttataatgttaataataattatgaagaagatttttatccatataaaaataattcaaatatttctgttaacaaaaatgaaaagcaAGTGTTTCAATATAACTCGTTcgaaaatagtaataataataataataataataataataataataataataatgattgtAAAAATGAGGCtcataaatatgataaacatatatatgacaaATACAATTTTAACAACCTTGGGTACAAGACTAATGATAAAGGACATGATCATTATGATGAAAATTTAAGCAAAATGTCACCTTTTCATAAATtcaatgataataataataataataataataataataataataataataataattataataataataataataattataataataataataataattataataataataataattataattataataataattatataaatgaaaataatttaaaacattttgaacaaaataaaataggaGCTAATAACGGAAGAAATTCTTTcttaaaaaattcaaatttTTTGTTTGATGATATggataaatacaaaaatgatCAATATGATaagattaataaaaattatcataGTGTAGTAGAAAGAAAaagttatttatataaaaataatattcccataaataatacattgaaaaaaaatgatcaaAATGAATTACTTTATTTAGATAATccaaatgaaataaatatttttagaaaTACAGATAAAGGTAATGATCACTTCACACAGGATACTTTTTTAAAGAaacatacaaatattatagaaaTGAATAAGATATTGAATAAatacaataatgatgataaattaaatacTCTCGacaattatgataataatatattttatatgaacaaaataaaaaacacaaacaataataataataataataataatgataataatgataatatatataacaataattataataataattataataataatttttatatgagaAGCGAAAAATCACCGCATTGTAATAATCaagatgatatatataattatagagatatatttaataaaaacaaatgggattttttaaaaaacgaTGACatgttattaaataataatatgactAGTCTAAATAATATGGAGAAGAATAAATGTGTAAATAatactataaataaatacacaccatatataaacaacaacaataatgataataataataataataataataataataatatgaattcaaatatatttaatatacataatgataaaaataacatgGTTCCATATTCAGATGACAAAGATAAAGACAAAATtaacaaaatttttaaaaataattatgatgaaaatattgaTGATATTAAGTTAAGTAacatatgttttaataataaaaaggaaaatgacATATacaatgttataaaaaattataattctcCTATGCATATATCTactaatatgaataatgcaCATAATACcgttttaaaaaagaaaaatttttttaatcttgaaaataataatgtaccCCCCATAGATCATATAACATACAaccataataatttatataataatatacataataatgtaCATAATAACAAAAGCGAGACATTGAATTTGTTTGGAAGAACAAATAACAAAAGTGATATACTAAATaacaatacaaataatagttatatttacaataataacatactttacaaaggaaaaaataatgatgatatggaatataaagaaacagatgatatatatataaaggataataatatttcacaaaaatattatccaaataaaataaatatatttcataaagatgatgaatatgaaaaattacaAGATAATGTTACAAAACTAAAAAAGGATTATTCAAATATTAACGTTCATGATGATGAATatctaaaaaatatgaatacaaaatataatttacacaaacaaaatatatttaataataatgaaatggatttattagaaaaaaaaaatacaaacatatattttcctaattgtaatatttttaacaattttaataaacaagaaaatgatataaaaaacaaaaatttatattcatatcatgatattaataataaaaacaaagaacgatttgaatatataaaatatggacATAATCATATTCATCAACATGCTAATAATAAGAACTTTCCTTTGACACAttttaatgatgatgatcaaaataaaaattacaataTCTTTTTAAACACACCAACAAAaggtaatataaatgatatcggttataataaacatatttctaataataattataatcatttcaAAAATGTACACAAAAAGGGTGATACacaaaataatcataataatcataataataataataatagtaataatttttttaccaATAATCATCAAGGAAATAATAAAGCTCTCCCTCCTTTACCATTCAAAacaaataacaaatataatggTTCACAAAATAATTCACATCTTACTAAACTTAAATTTTTCGAACATAATGATAAAACCCACAAAAATGATTCCATACAAGAAACGAATCAAATGATTAATGGAGgaggaaataatatatatagtaacaCTAATATTTCGAATATTAACATgttgaataatatgaatgaaaataatcattcgctttatataaatgaaattgttaatataaaaaaggatgAACATAATAACACAAATTTATTGGTAATGAACCAccacaacaacaacaacaacaataataataataataatatggtcATGATGATGAGTTGTAATGATACAAGTAACCcacaaaaaatgaaattaaataattttccttttagccataatattagaaataaaaatattctttataacGAAGATAAAGATCAAGAGTTATTTTTAgtagaaaacaaaaaaaaaagggatgCCGAAAATTATATGTTCAATGAAACATATAACGCGCTAAAAAAcacaaataatgataatatatttcataataataagagGAAAAAAGATTGTATAGAAAGCACCTTAACAAATTTGTATACTAATAATTGTGATGTGCCCCCAGGTAAGGATGGCacaaaattaataaagagaaatataaatgatgggAACTATATGAATGATGATTTTTATaaggataatatatttaataaaaagggTAACatgaataatgtgaataatgtgaataatgtgaataatatgaataatgtgaataatgtgaataatatgaataatatgaataatatgaataatataaataatacacataATATCCACAATATACACAATATGAACCTCCCAAAGGATAAAGAAATATCGCTAAGTAATAACATTTCTATGCTCCTCGATCGTATAAGCGATAATTCagatataaagaaaaatccATTCGACAATGGAcaagataattataatgatcattataataacaacacAGCTTATGAGAACTCATGTAATTATGTTAatacaataaattataatgataatttaaatatggaTACAAATAGTTTTGTTATTTCAGATAATTATATTTGCCAATTTGGTTTGTcctcattatataaatgcaaattaaagaatgaaaataattctttCCTTATAAATGTAATCGATTCATTTTACTTAAATCATATTAATGGAAATGATATTGTagcaaataatattttatttcataaaagATTGagacatattaatatattatcatataaaggAAAAACAGCAGATAAaagtaaattatatttattattccaAAATATTCATGGAAgtattttaaaaacatattCAACCCCCTTAGAGGAAACAGTCATAGCTTGTTATGCATATCAAATTATTGATTTGTTGGAATACATGCACAccaattttataatattccagg gcCTCCTTTCTAATATCATTTTActacaaaaaaatacaaaagaaGAACTAGTACAAATTCTAAACCAGCAAAACAAAAACgtcaataaatattttcatatatataaacacggAATTATAAAAGTGTTTAATTTTGATTTCGCAAATATGGACGCAA aTGAAAAGGATTATGAATTGGACTTTCTGTGTTTAGCagttttaatatatgaaatgtGTACTAAATACAATTCTTATTATTCTAACAAATTT gAAGATATTGTTCAAAAAATACACAATACAAATTTCTTTTTCCCCCACTTTGTGTCGTACGAATTAAAGAATTTCTGTTATGAG TTGTGTTCTAAGAAGAGACATTGCTTTAGCGAACTTAAAAATCATCCGTGGTTCCAAAAAAAccttaatttttaa